Proteins encoded together in one Candidatus Kaiserbacteria bacterium window:
- a CDS encoding PrgI family protein: MQFQVPQFTDVEDKIFGPLTLKQFIYVAGGVGVGFLLWRYLPSLIAIPLALAIVGFAAALAFVKVNKKPLIITLEAAFMYFIHKKLYLWNSNYKNTKKRTQTETSLPQSQQDIPSVSENKLKSLAWSLDINERIRLDREKEEQEEIS, translated from the coding sequence ATGCAATTTCAAGTACCGCAATTTACTGATGTAGAAGATAAAATCTTCGGTCCGCTTACGCTTAAGCAATTTATATATGTTGCTGGTGGAGTCGGAGTAGGGTTCTTATTGTGGCGTTATCTACCTTCGCTTATTGCAATACCACTTGCTCTCGCTATTGTAGGTTTTGCAGCGGCACTTGCATTTGTAAAAGTAAATAAAAAACCGCTCATTATCACGCTTGAGGCTGCTTTTATGTACTTCATACATAAGAAACTCTATCTCTGGAATTCTAACTACAAAAACACCAAAAAGCGTACCCAGACCGAGACGTCGTTACCGCAGTCTCAACAAGATATTCCATCAGTTTCGGAAAACAAACTTAAGAGTCTTGCGTGGAGTCTTGATATAAACGAGCGTATTCGTCTGGATCGAGAAAAAGAAGAGCAAGAAGAAATATCATAG